TCCGTGATCCCCCCGAGGGCGAGCAGGCGCTCGAGATGCGCGCGGTAGCTCGCACGGGTCTCCTGGAACGTGTCGAGGCGGAAGTAGCTCTCGTCGGGCAACGACAGCCCGGACTGCACGATGACGGGAACGTAGCGCTCGGGGTTGCCCGGGTCACCGTCGGTGTAGAAGCCCAGGAGGTGCGCGCGGCCGTCGCGGTCGTAGGCGCCGACCGTGCGCAGGAAGCCCGGGATGCCGTCGATCGCATCGATCTCTGCGAGCGTCTCGGCCAGTGGAGTGACTCCGGCGGCGGCGATGCGCTCGGTGTCCATGAAGCTCGCGAACAGATCGCCGATCTTCGCCGCGAGAGTGCCGGCCTCGGCGGACTGCGACTCTTCGATGATCGCGCGAACGTCGGCCTCGGCCTGTTCGGCGAGAAGGTGGAACGACCCCCACCGGGCCTTGTCGCCCGGGATCTCGGTGCGGGCGAGCCAGGCGCCGTTGACGTGGCGATACAGGTCGTCCTGCGGGCGGATGTCGGAGCTGAACTCTGCGGTGGCCAGGCCTGCGGGGAGAACGTCAGTCATGCGCTCCACCCTATGACCAGCCTCCCCCATTGCGCACGGAACGCGTCACGAGACGCCCACACCCACACACATACACTCCGCGGACTCCTCCACGTTCGAGTTGGCACCTGTTGCCGCTATGACGAGGAGATTCCGACGAGAGGTGCCAACTTCCGCATACTCCCCCGACTTCCAGCGTCCGTGCCTGCCCATAGGCTCGGAGGATGACCACGCGCATCTCCCTCAACCGAGAGATCCTGCGCCTCGCCGTGCCCGCGCTCGGAGCGCTCATGGCCGAGCCCGCGTTCCTGATCGTCGACGCCGCGCTGGTCGGGCACCTCGGCACCACGCCACTGGCCGGTCTCGGCATCGCCGGCGCCGTGCTGCAGACGATCGTGGGTCTGATGGTGTTCCTCGCCTACTCCACGACTCCGGCCGTCGCACGTCGCTTCGGCGCCGGACAGCCGGGCGAGGCGGTCACGGTGGGCATCAACGGCATGTGGCTCGCGCTCGGACTCGGCTCGGTGCTCGCGGTGATCGGGGCGGTGTCCTCTCCCTGGCTGGTCTCGCTCTTCGGCGCGGGGGATGCGGTCTCGGCGCAGGCGAACGACTACCTCGTGATCTCGATGTGGGGTCTGCCCGCGATGCTGATCGTGTTCGCCGCCACCGGCTTGCTGCGCGGCATGCAGGACACGGTCACTCCGCTGTGGATCGCCGGACTCGGCTTCGGCGCGAACGCCCTGCTGAACGTGGTCTTCATCTACGGCTTCGGCTGGGGCATCGCCGGGTCGGCAGCGGGCACGATCACCGCACAGTGGGGCATGGTCGCCGCCTACGTGCTCGTCATACGCCGCCTGGCCACGAAGCACAGCGCGTCGATCCGCGCCCAGCGCGACGGAATGCGCAACACCGCGCGCTCCGGCGGGTGGCTGTTCCTGCGCACCGTGAGCCTGCGGGTCGCACTGCTCGCCACCGTCGGCATCGCCACCGGCCTCGGCACACAGGAGCTCGCGGGCTGGCAGATCGTCTTCACGATCTTCTCGGCGGCCGCCTTCGCTCTCGACGCGCTCGCGATCGCAGCACAGGCACTGATCGGCAAGGAACTCGGCGCCGGCGACGAGCAGCGCGTGCACCGCGTGCTCGGA
The sequence above is drawn from the Candidatus Microbacterium colombiense genome and encodes:
- a CDS encoding MATE family efflux transporter, with amino-acid sequence MTTRISLNREILRLAVPALGALMAEPAFLIVDAALVGHLGTTPLAGLGIAGAVLQTIVGLMVFLAYSTTPAVARRFGAGQPGEAVTVGINGMWLALGLGSVLAVIGAVSSPWLVSLFGAGDAVSAQANDYLVISMWGLPAMLIVFAATGLLRGMQDTVTPLWIAGLGFGANALLNVVFIYGFGWGIAGSAAGTITAQWGMVAAYVLVIRRLATKHSASIRAQRDGMRNTARSGGWLFLRTVSLRVALLATVGIATGLGTQELAGWQIVFTIFSAAAFALDALAIAAQALIGKELGAGDEQRVHRVLGRTVAWGAWFGVIVGALIAALSGVLGIVFTGDLTVATLVQPALIVLAVAQPIAGVVFVLDGVLMGANDARYLAIAGGLNLVPFLPALWIIAAVGVDGSAGLIWLSLAFFGVYLLARLATLGWRVRSGRWLSAAA